Proteins encoded within one genomic window of Eurosta solidaginis isolate ZX-2024a chromosome 1, ASM4086904v1, whole genome shotgun sequence:
- the Tm2 gene encoding tropomyosin-2: MDAIKKKMQAMKLEKDNAIDKADTCEAQAKDANARADKLQEELRDLEKKLVQVEVDLVTSKEQLEKANRELEEKEKQLTTTESEVATLNRKVQQIEEDLEKSEERSTSAQQKLLEATQSADENNRMCKVLENRSQQDEERMDQLTNQLKEARMLAEDADTKSDEVSRKLAFVEDELEVAEDRVRSGEAKIMELEEELKVVGNSLKSLEVSEEKANQRVEEFKREMKTLAVKLKEAEQRAEHAEKQVKRLQKEVDRLEDELGVNKDRYKSLADEMDSTFAELAGY, from the exons ATGGACGCCATCAAGAAGAAGATGCAAGCGATGAAGCTTGAGAAGGATAACGCCATTGATAAGGCTGATACCTGTGAAGCTCAAGCTAAGGATGCCAATGCGCGCGCAGACAAATTACAAGAAGAATTGCGCGATTTGGAAAAGAAATTGGTACAAGTTGAAGTTGATTTGGTCACATCCAAGGAACAATTGGAAAAGGCAAATCGTGAGCTGGAAGAGAAGGAGAAACAATTGACCACCACCGAATCTGAAGTAGCCACCTTGAATCGTAAGGTACAACAGATTGAAGAAGATTTGGAAAAATCAGAAGAGCGCTCCACCAGCGCACAACAAAAATTGCTGGAAGCCACACAATCCGCTGATGAGAATAACCG TATGTGCAAAGTATTGGAGAACCGTTCACAACAGGATGAGGAACGTATGGATCAATTGACCAATCAATTGAAGGAAGCACGTATGTTGGCTGAGGATGCTGATACCAAATCCGATGAAGTATCACGTAAGCTGGCCTTCGTTGAAGACGAGTTGGAAGTGGCTGAAGATCGTGTCAGGTCCGGTGAAGCCAAGATCATGGAACTTGAGGAAGAATTGAAG GTCGTCGGTAACTCCTTGAAATCCTTGGAAGTGTCCGAAGAGAAGGCTAACCAACGTGTTGAGGAATTCAAGCGTGAAATGAAGACTTTGGCTGTTAAATTGAAGGAAGCCGAACAACGTGCCGAACATGCTGAGAAACAAGTGAAACGCCTGCAAAAGGAAGTCGATAGGCTAGAAG